In Streptococcus parapneumoniae, the genomic stretch GTAAGATCTATGACCTTGAAGTCAACAATGCTAGCAACTGTAACCACAGTGGTTCAACTGGTTGGGATTCCAGCTTGTTTGAAGTTGTAGAAGTAAGTAATCATGGCTTGACCCTCTACACAGAGCGTACAGATGGGACAGGAGGATTTCCTGGGAATCTCAAGATCTGGATTAGTTATCACTTGGAAGAAACTGGTGCCTACGAAATTAGCTACAAGGTAACAACTGATCAGGATACGCTGGTCAATCCGACCAACCACAGCTATTTTAACTTGTCTGGTGATTTCACGCAGACGATTGACCGTCATGTCTTCCAACTAAACACAGAGGGTATTTATCCAATCGCTCCCGATGGTGTTCCGGCCAAAACTCCAGATGTAAATCGTGATGTGGTCAAACACATCTACAATGGTGCCTTGTTGAAAGACATCTTTGCAGAAGAAGATGAGCAAATCCAGCTGGTATCTGGTTTGGATCACCCATTTGCTCTTCCTGCAGGTCATGACAATGCTGGTTTCCTTTATGACCAAAACTCAGGCCGCTTCCTGCTTTTCAAGACAGAGTCTCCTTGCTTTGTAGTCTACACAGCAAACTTTGTGGATGAGAGTGTCATCATAGGAGGTCAGCCAATGGTACAGCACAATGGGATTGCCCTTGAAGCGCAGGCTTTACCAGATGCCATTCACAGTGAC encodes the following:
- a CDS encoding aldose epimerase family protein translates to MKAYTERVFGNVEGQDVLAYRFETDGGYQLEVMTYGATILRYVTPDKDGNFANVILGFDDFASYVGNSPKHGASVGPMAGRIAGATFELNGKIYDLEVNNASNCNHSGSTGWDSSLFEVVEVSNHGLTLYTERTDGTGGFPGNLKIWISYHLEETGAYEISYKVTTDQDTLVNPTNHSYFNLSGDFTQTIDRHVFQLNTEGIYPIAPDGVPAKTPDVNRDVVKHIYNGALLKDIFAEEDEQIQLVSGLDHPFALPAGHDNAGFLYDQNSGRFLLFKTESPCFVVYTANFVDESVIIGGQPMVQHNGIALEAQALPDAIHSDFKDQVILKAGQTFTSKTRYELVVK